Proteins encoded by one window of Carassius auratus strain Wakin chromosome 24, ASM336829v1, whole genome shotgun sequence:
- the LOC113042088 gene encoding histone H1.0-like — MAETAAAPASRPKKTKSSKKATSHPKYSEMIKAAIAADRSRGGASRQSIQKYVKNHYKVGDNADSQIKLALKRLVASGLLRHTKGIGASGSFKLAKAEDAKKPEKPKPAPVKAKKPAKAAAKPKKAPKPKKVAKSPKKTKKAAEKKVKKAVEKKKSPVKAKKVVKKAKVAKPAKASKAKKVKTAKPKPKPKTAARRTGKKK, encoded by the coding sequence ATGGCTGAGACTGCAGCTGCTCCCGCATCCAGGCCCAAGAAGACGAAAAGCTCCAAGAAAGCGACGTCGCATCCCAAATACTCCGAGATGATCAAAGCGGCCATCGCAGCCGATCGGAGCCGCGGCGGTGCGTCGCGTCAGTCCATCCAAAAGTACGTGAAGAACCACTACAAGGTGGGAGACAACGCCGACTCCCAGATCAAACTCGCCCTGAAGCGCCTGGTGGCCAGCGGGCTTCTGCGTCACACCAAGGGCATCGGTGCCTCGGGCTCCTTCAAACTGGCCAAAGCCGAGGACGCCAAGAAGCCAGAGAAACCCAAACCAGCACCAGTGAAAGCCAAGAAGCCAGCCAAAGCCGCAGCGAAGCCCAAGAAAGCCCCCAAGCCCAAGAAAGTGGCGAAATCCCCCAAGAAAACCAAGAAAGCCGCCGAGAAGAAAGTGAAGAAGGCAGTGGAGAAGAAGAAATCGCCTGTCAAAGCCAAGAAAGTTGTGAAGAAGGCGAAGGTGGCCAAACCTGCCAAGGCGAGCAAAGCCAAGAAGGTGAAAACGGCGAAGCCCAAACCCAAACCCAAAACAGCGGCCAGGAGGACGGGCAAAAAGAAGTAA